The Winslowiella toletana region CAAAGTTTTGCCGGAAGTAATTCAGCAGCCCCTCGCTTTTCATCCATTCGAGATACATGTCGGTGCGTGGACTGACGATACGGTCATTGTATTGTGCTAATGCCTGGCTGAAGGTACGCTGAAAGGCCGCCATTTTTTCAGGATCGTAATACTGTTCATACTGCGCCCATTTCTTGGCTACCGTGCTATTCATCTTCCTGTCGGCGAGCGGTGTGTACATATTATCAGGCACGTCACTGTTGGCACTGTAGCCGAACGGACCATAAAGCGCTTGGCGCTCTTCACTCTCGCTTTTTTCGATATAGTCTCGCTCAAACTGACGCGTTATCGCCTCTTTCAAACCACCGATCGCCGAAGCCAACGCCAGCTCGCGCTTATAAAGCGAATTATTGTAGATCTGATCCTGTAAGTCATAATCAATCAGCGCAGAAAGATCCTGAAGGATAGCGGGTGGATCCTGCAGCAGCAGAATTGCTCCTTTATCTGCGTACAGTGAATCCGCTGCCAGCCTGATATTTTCTGCCGCCATGGGATTCGCGTTCTTCCACGGTGCCGGAGACCATTTTTTTACCTTACCGTTAGCGGCCTTTGCACTGTACTCCGCTATGGTGTCACTTAATCCGGCGATCGAAACCGCCTGGTCTGCCTGACCACTGTTGATCCACGCATCCATATCAAAACACTGCATAGACAGGCTGCGCCGGGCGGGATCTTCATGCTGTTTGCGTACAGCATCTGTCCACTCCACCTCAGACCAGGCAAACCAGAACAGGCCGTTTTTCATGCCCGCTGGCTTTATCGGCAGGGTAATCAGTGAGGCAGTCGCCAGTTCAGAAGGCTCGGTAATGCAGGGCTTTACTTTGCCACTGATAATATCTGGTGGAACGTCGCCATATTCAGGCAAGGGATAATAGAAGCCGTCAGCGGTAGCGAAATAACTTATCCAGCGCTTACCGGACTCAGCCCAGATATAGAGGAAACCTTCGCGTAACAGGCGCGCTGTCCATGCAGTCTCACCTTTGGCCTCCAGCGGCGCAGTCAGAGATGAGGATAGCTTAGGTAAAACGTCGTCCTGTGACATCACTGCCGGACGTGCGGGCAGGATGGGTAACCCGTACCGGATACAAAATTTACAGCCTTGTTTGGTGCTCATGTCAGAAGTTGCTCCCTGCGTTGTAAGGCTAGCTACTGGTCATAGTCCGCCAGCGGTTTTCGTCCCACCCACTGGTTTCATCACGATATAAGTTCGGGCAGTGGCTCGCCTGCTGTAAAAATGCAGACATCTTAGGCGCAGCCCAGAATCTTTCACGCTGTACCAGGCCATGCACCGCAAACGCAATACGATCGTTCTCGGTGGGAAGCTCACACTGCATCGCCTGCATCAATAACATTTCCAACCGACGACTGGTCTGTTGGCGCTGGTTGATATCCGCACACGCTGGCAGCTGTTGTAACGCCTGGTTTATCAGCCCACAATGCGCCAACTGATGCAGGTTAATGCCAGCCTCTTCTGCCGGCCTGCCAGCAGCATGTTCAGAAAATTCAAGGGTATGCCAGCTGCCATCAAGCCAGAATGTCCAGCTCGGTATCTCTTTTATTGAAAGCAGGTTACATAACTGCCGCGAACTGAGCTTCCAGTGCAGATAAAACAGCACCCTGGGGTCGTAAAAGCGCAGAATATGGCCGTTCTGCTGGGTATCCTTAAAATAAAGAGTATTGAGCAGCGCGCTTCGAACCTGCTGAGGTGAACAGACGCTGGATAACAGCAGGCTGCATTTCTCCGGTGCACGAGATCCACTATGCCGCGACAGCGTTGTCATCAAACTATCCCACTCCTGCGAAGGCAGTTCACGCAGTGGTACCAACCAGGGATAAAGATGAGCCTGGGGAGCCAGCATCGGCAATACTAATTCAATAACCGGCCACGAGTCAGGTAGCTCAGGGACGAGCAGACGGTCAATCACCGCATATTGATGTGCCCCTATAGCCCGGTGTGGAGTGATGTATTCAATAGTCATTACCGCTCCTTATTTGAGTGGCACAGTGGCGTCACCCTGACTCGCTGCTTCCGCTGAGATAGATTCACATGCGGTAAATTTAGGGAAAGGCGCCTCCTTTTTTGCCGGTCCGGCATAATCAAAATCAGCACTTTTAACAGAAAAGCTTCCGCCGGTGTTGTGCTCAATTTTTGTCGGGTCGATCGTCAGACAGGAACCTCCACACTGCAGAGTAATTTTTTTCTTTGCCGAAATGATAATTTCGTCATCGGTGCTGGTGACAGAGAGTGCTTTGCTGGCGGTAATATCCATCGCATCAGTTTGTGCCTGAATTTCCACCTTGCCTGAGGCGGCTACCAGCTTCATGCCCAGTTCATGAACAAATGCAACAAAGCCTTTTTTCGATGCCAGTACCATACGTTTTAACGCGCTGATTTCCGTATTCCCACCGGCTGTTATCATCTGATTCTGGTTTGCACTTAACTGAAGATGCTGAGGGGTCGACAGGGCTATACCCCCGGGGGCTCCGGCAACAATGGCAGGTTGCTGTAACTGATCCAGGTTTTGATGTAAAAACTGTTGCTGGGTACTGTTATCCATTGGATCAATACGCG contains the following coding sequences:
- a CDS encoding DUF4123 domain-containing protein produces the protein MTIEYITPHRAIGAHQYAVIDRLLVPELPDSWPVIELVLPMLAPQAHLYPWLVPLRELPSQEWDSLMTTLSRHSGSRAPEKCSLLLSSVCSPQQVRSALLNTLYFKDTQQNGHILRFYDPRVLFYLHWKLSSRQLCNLLSIKEIPSWTFWLDGSWHTLEFSEHAAGRPAEEAGINLHQLAHCGLINQALQQLPACADINQRQQTSRRLEMLLMQAMQCELPTENDRIAFAVHGLVQRERFWAAPKMSAFLQQASHCPNLYRDETSGWDENRWRTMTSS